From a single Nostoc edaphicum CCNP1411 genomic region:
- a CDS encoding hybrid sensor histidine kinase/response regulator, whose translation MLQDKELEIQMQFLEEATDYLNTLEGVLLEIDTSNRIDLDKINAALRATHSIKGGAGMMGFRSLSDLSHRLEDSFKVLKTKKNSLEIDTQLQSLLLSGVDWLRQIVELLAQGNVVEDQWLATFCYPIFDELHDRLGDPTPEDASTMLSPEDGQDVIPLLFSTEVEECLQRLESVLANSEQPGLHEEIVIMAAELGGLGEMLQLPAFSKLCESVTQHLETVSSDGERISEIAQLALQAWRRSQALVLTNQLDNLPTEIHLGGSTQFPALLPAEIIPQLLPTDVLDTEVASTAVWQAEITPETWVKDEAIAANFTFVDAEFADDVNSVNVTEHNTIFAREDNPPDARFAENKGEPTKERESHENSVRVPSKQLEQINDLFGELIVQRNGLNSQLERLRKLVRNLNQRVQVLDRENQELRIVSDKISTQAAGVRGRDENSQQTQSTDSEFDALEMDRYNDFNLRSQEVMETIVQVQEVTTDVQLSVDDTDHIARKLNKTSKQLQTKLNHIRMRPLSDLVERFPRALRDLNVEYGKNVQLKIEGGNTLIERSILEALNEPLMHLLRNAFDHGIEDSATRRLLGKPEQGLIEITATHRGNRTLITIRDDGWGISLEKIRTRALAMGLDTSLLANASDEELLSLIFEPGFTTSEQVTALSGRGVGMDVVRNNLKLIRGDVKVDTEPGVGTTFTLSLPFTLSVARVLLVEINKILLAFPTDVISEISLLQDERVFEMAGSEVLNWQGTMLPLIRLTRYLEFNCLRYDSAELEIPAAISTNSVLVVKGNNQPVAIQIDRCWGEQEVAIRQVEGNIPLPEGFSNCTILGDGRVVPLVNVNELLYWIATNRKTPRGTQLPSVRLKTPFLIFDEEKISAASIKQKGTILIVDDSINVRRFLALTLEKGGYQVEQAKDGQDALEKLHSGLRVEAVICDIEMPRLDGYGFLGKVNSDVDTKNIPVAMLTSRSSNKHRQLAMQLGARAYFSKPYNEQELLQTLEEIIHPVAEKVASN comes from the coding sequence ATGCTACAAGACAAAGAATTAGAAATCCAGATGCAGTTTCTGGAAGAAGCAACAGATTACTTAAATACCTTAGAAGGGGTATTGTTGGAAATCGATACTAGTAACCGTATCGATTTAGATAAAATCAATGCTGCACTCCGAGCTACTCATTCTATTAAAGGTGGCGCGGGGATGATGGGATTTAGATCGCTAAGTGATTTATCTCACCGTCTGGAAGATTCCTTTAAAGTTTTAAAAACTAAAAAAAATTCTTTAGAAATTGATACTCAGTTGCAAAGTTTATTGCTATCTGGAGTTGACTGGCTGCGTCAGATTGTAGAATTACTTGCACAAGGGAATGTTGTTGAAGATCAGTGGTTAGCAACCTTTTGTTACCCAATTTTTGATGAGTTGCACGATCGCTTGGGCGACCCCACCCCAGAGGATGCCTCAACTATGCTATCCCCAGAAGATGGGCAAGACGTTATCCCTTTGCTATTTTCCACAGAAGTAGAAGAGTGTTTGCAGCGTCTAGAATCTGTATTGGCAAATAGTGAACAGCCTGGATTGCATGAAGAAATTGTGATCATGGCAGCTGAATTGGGTGGTTTGGGTGAAATGCTCCAGTTGCCAGCTTTTAGCAAGCTTTGTGAGTCAGTAACGCAGCACTTGGAAACTGTGAGTAGCGACGGGGAACGCATTTCCGAAATTGCCCAGTTAGCATTGCAAGCATGGCGGCGATCGCAAGCTTTGGTGCTGACGAATCAACTAGATAACTTACCTACAGAAATTCACTTGGGTGGTTCTACGCAATTCCCAGCACTATTACCAGCAGAAATAATACCACAACTTCTTCCCACAGATGTCCTCGACACAGAAGTAGCGTCAACAGCTGTTTGGCAAGCAGAGATAACTCCAGAAACTTGGGTTAAAGATGAAGCAATCGCAGCTAATTTTACATTTGTGGATGCAGAATTTGCCGATGACGTAAATTCTGTCAATGTCACTGAACACAATACAATATTTGCCAGAGAAGATAATCCTCCAGATGCCAGATTTGCAGAAAACAAAGGAGAGCCAACGAAAGAACGAGAAAGTCATGAAAATAGCGTTCGAGTTCCTAGCAAACAACTAGAGCAAATTAATGATTTATTTGGCGAACTGATTGTTCAGCGAAATGGGTTAAACTCACAACTAGAAAGATTACGCAAACTCGTTCGTAACCTGAACCAGCGAGTCCAAGTTCTCGACCGAGAAAACCAGGAATTACGTATAGTCTCCGACAAAATTTCCACTCAAGCTGCTGGAGTGAGAGGGCGAGATGAAAATAGCCAGCAAACACAAAGTACAGACAGTGAATTTGATGCCTTAGAGATGGATCGCTATAACGATTTCAACCTGCGATCGCAGGAAGTTATGGAAACCATTGTTCAGGTACAAGAAGTCACAACAGATGTGCAACTCAGTGTAGATGATACAGACCATATTGCTCGTAAACTCAACAAAACATCAAAACAGTTACAAACCAAACTAAATCACATCAGAATGCGACCGTTGTCTGATTTAGTCGAACGTTTTCCTAGAGCTTTACGCGATTTAAATGTAGAGTATGGGAAAAATGTCCAGTTAAAAATTGAAGGTGGTAACACTTTAATTGAACGCAGCATTTTAGAAGCTTTAAACGAACCTTTAATGCATCTGTTAAGGAATGCTTTCGATCATGGTATCGAAGACTCTGCCACGCGTCGCCTTTTGGGTAAACCAGAACAAGGATTGATTGAAATTACAGCCACTCACCGCGGTAATCGCACTCTCATTACTATCCGTGATGATGGTTGGGGCATTTCTCTGGAGAAAATTCGCACCCGCGCCCTAGCTATGGGACTGGATACTTCTCTACTCGCTAATGCTAGTGATGAAGAACTGTTATCACTAATTTTTGAACCAGGTTTTACCACCTCCGAGCAAGTGACAGCATTATCTGGTCGTGGTGTCGGTATGGATGTGGTTCGCAACAACCTTAAACTAATTCGAGGAGATGTCAAAGTTGATACGGAACCAGGAGTTGGTACTACCTTCACCCTCTCATTACCGTTTACACTTTCCGTTGCGCGAGTTCTGCTGGTAGAAATCAACAAGATTCTATTAGCATTTCCTACAGATGTCATTTCAGAAATATCTTTACTCCAAGACGAGCGAGTTTTTGAAATGGCTGGTAGCGAAGTTTTAAATTGGCAAGGAACCATGCTGCCACTGATTCGCTTAACTCGTTATTTAGAGTTTAATTGCCTACGTTACGATAGCGCAGAGTTGGAAATTCCGGCAGCCATTAGTACTAACAGCGTGTTAGTAGTCAAAGGTAATAATCAGCCAGTAGCAATTCAAATAGATCGTTGCTGGGGTGAACAAGAAGTTGCGATTCGCCAAGTCGAGGGAAATATCCCCTTACCTGAAGGTTTTAGCAACTGCACAATTCTCGGTGATGGTCGAGTAGTGCCACTAGTTAATGTCAATGAATTGCTGTATTGGATTGCTACAAATCGGAAGACACCGAGAGGCACTCAGTTACCATCAGTAAGGTTAAAAACACCGTTCCTAATATTTGACGAAGAGAAAATATCAGCAGCATCTATTAAGCAGAAAGGTACAATTTTAATCGTAGATGATTCGATTAATGTTCGCCGCTTTTTAGCTCTGACCCTTGAAAAAGGAGGCTATCAAGTAGAGCAAGCTAAAGATGGTCAAGATGCCTTAGAAAAACTCCATAGTGGATTGAGAGTGGAGGCAGTAATTTGTGATATTGAAATGCCTCGCCTTGATGGCTATGGATTTTTAGGTAAGGTAAATTCAGACGTTGATACAAAAAATATTCCAGTTGCAATGCTGACTTCTCGTAGCAGCAATAAACATCGGCAACTAGCTATGCAATTAGGGGCGCGAGCTTATTTTTCTAAACCTTATAATGAGCAAGAGTTATTGCAAACCCTAGAGGAAATAATTCATCCTGTAGCAGAAAAGGTAGCTTCTAATTAA